The following are from one region of the Ignavibacteriota bacterium genome:
- a CDS encoding prohibitin family protein, translated as MLFIIALIAAVVAYFVYKNAKKRFQKNEAIFAMLGFIVALIIVLLQCFTVIPAGHTGVIDFLGYVSDNTLKSGVNIINPMASIEKMSIKTQELKELMNVPSQEGLSVELEISLLFKLDSEKANQIYKSVGPNYVEILLTPQFRSVVRGVTARYEAKALYTASREKLAGEIESELEKLVGPRGITVEQAALRQIKLPPRLTQSIEEKLQAEQESQRMAFILKKEEQEADRKRIEAKGIADFQEIVSKGISEQLLKWKGIEATEKLANSQNTKVVIIGSGEDGLPIILGSDK; from the coding sequence ATGTTATTTATAATTGCACTAATTGCTGCAGTGGTTGCTTATTTCGTTTACAAGAATGCAAAAAAAAGATTTCAAAAAAATGAAGCCATATTCGCAATGCTTGGTTTTATAGTTGCATTAATCATTGTGCTGTTGCAATGTTTTACCGTAATTCCAGCCGGACATACCGGCGTGATTGATTTTCTTGGTTACGTAAGCGATAATACTTTAAAATCAGGAGTAAATATTATTAACCCAATGGCAAGTATTGAAAAGATGAGCATCAAAACTCAGGAGTTAAAAGAACTGATGAATGTTCCCTCGCAGGAAGGACTAAGTGTTGAACTTGAAATAAGTTTATTATTCAAACTTGATTCTGAAAAAGCTAACCAGATTTATAAATCAGTAGGACCAAATTATGTAGAAATCCTTCTAACACCACAATTTAGATCTGTAGTAAGAGGAGTTACAGCAAGATACGAAGCAAAAGCTCTCTACACTGCATCAAGAGAAAAACTTGCCGGAGAAATTGAATCCGAATTGGAAAAACTGGTTGGACCGAGAGGAATTACTGTCGAACAAGCAGCACTTCGCCAAATAAAGTTACCACCGAGATTAACACAGTCAATTGAAGAAAAATTGCAGGCAGAACAGGAAAGTCAAAGGATGGCTTTCATTCTGAAAAAAGAAGAGCAGGAAGCAGACAGAAAACGAATCGAGGCAAAAGGTATTGCTGATTTTCAGGAAATAGTGTCAAAAGGAATTAGTGAACAATTATTAAAATGGAAAGGTATTGAAGCCACTGAAAAGCTTGCAAATTCACAAAATACAAAGGTTGTGATAATTGGCTCGGGTGAGGATGGACTCCCAATAATACTCGGATCTGATAAGTAA
- a CDS encoding DUF5615 family PIN-like protein encodes MNKIKFIADIHISPVTIEDLQRNGYGIQRVTEFLPPNAVDEEIINLSIQQDAIIITQDLDFSNLIVQHGLTKPSVISLRIEKPTPQKVTEILMNLLPRIKEELLKGCIISVDDNQFRIRQLPVRK; translated from the coding sequence GTGAATAAAATTAAGTTTATTGCAGACATTCATATCTCTCCTGTAACCATTGAAGACTTACAGAGAAATGGATATGGTATTCAAAGAGTTACTGAATTTTTACCACCAAATGCAGTCGATGAGGAAATTATTAATTTATCCATTCAGCAGGATGCAATTATAATTACTCAGGATTTAGACTTTTCAAACCTTATTGTTCAACATGGATTAACCAAGCCAAGTGTTATTTCTCTGCGTATTGAAAAACCAACTCCACAAAAAGTAACAGAAATTTTGATGAATCTTTTACCAAGAATAAAAGAAGAATTATTAAAGGGATGCATTATATCTGTTGATGACAATCAATTTCGTATCAGGCAGCTTCCAGTTCGTAAGTAA
- a CDS encoding glutamyl-tRNA reductase, with amino-acid sequence MNLFAISINHRTAPVELREAVYLKEDEIRPFINFVKENQIKEGLVLSTCNRTEIFGIPANNEASHEKFQSLLLNFKPAQNITENNFQKFVSREAIRHLFSVATGIDSLLIGDNQVFKQVKDSFQISEDSNFSGYIMHRIFDAAIRAGKRAISETAISEGAVTVSYAAVQLTEKIFSNLNKKSALVIGAGETGEIAAKHLSERGIGNLTVTNRTQNKAERLAEKLNAKVIPFAEFKDSIFKFDIIISATSAPDILVRKDDIKSALKMRNNNPMILMDIAVPRDIDPATKEIDYVFYHDLDSLNIIVDQNLAKRKSEIPKVEKIIEEELDTFWEWYNSLQAAPAIKDLRDFFEEIRNDEVEKNKNKFSVEDQEKLDIVTKRIINKILHHPTIELRKAGDSSAHPEESVAKIGIIKELFGIGKKKNE; translated from the coding sequence ATGAACTTATTTGCGATATCCATAAATCACAGAACTGCACCGGTTGAATTGCGCGAAGCAGTTTATCTTAAAGAAGATGAAATCCGTCCGTTTATTAATTTTGTAAAAGAAAACCAGATAAAAGAAGGATTGGTTCTTTCTACATGCAATCGTACGGAAATTTTTGGCATTCCTGCAAATAATGAAGCAAGCCATGAAAAATTTCAAAGCCTTCTTCTGAATTTCAAGCCCGCACAAAATATAACTGAAAATAATTTTCAGAAATTTGTGTCAAGGGAAGCGATCAGACATTTATTTTCCGTTGCTACAGGAATTGATTCACTACTTATCGGCGACAACCAGGTTTTCAAACAGGTAAAAGACTCATTTCAAATTTCTGAAGATTCAAATTTTTCCGGTTACATTATGCATAGAATTTTTGACGCTGCAATCAGAGCCGGTAAAAGAGCAATTTCAGAAACTGCAATAAGCGAAGGAGCCGTAACGGTCAGCTATGCTGCTGTTCAGTTAACAGAAAAAATATTTTCAAACTTGAATAAAAAATCTGCACTCGTAATTGGTGCTGGTGAAACTGGTGAGATTGCTGCAAAACATTTATCTGAAAGAGGAATCGGAAATCTTACCGTAACAAACAGAACTCAGAATAAAGCAGAAAGACTTGCAGAAAAATTAAATGCGAAAGTAATCCCTTTTGCAGAATTCAAAGATTCAATCTTTAAGTTTGATATTATTATCAGTGCAACATCAGCTCCAGATATTTTGGTTAGAAAAGATGATATTAAAAGTGCTTTGAAGATGCGAAATAATAATCCAATGATATTAATGGATATTGCCGTTCCCCGTGATATCGATCCGGCAACGAAAGAAATTGATTATGTTTTTTATCACGATCTCGATTCATTGAATATTATCGTCGATCAGAATCTCGCGAAAAGAAAATCAGAAATACCAAAGGTTGAAAAGATAATTGAAGAAGAGCTTGATACATTCTGGGAGTGGTATAATTCACTACAGGCAGCACCAGCAATAAAAGATCTCCGTGATTTTTTTGAAGAAATAAGAAATGATGAAGTAGAAAAAAATAAAAACAAATTCTCTGTTGAAGATCAGGAAAAACTTGACATTGTTACAAAAAGAATCATCAACAAAATTCTCCATCACCCAACTATTGAATTGCGAAAAGCAGGCGATTCTTCTGCTCATCCTGAAGAATCTGTCGCGAAGATTGGAATTATCAAAGAGTTGTTTGGGATAGGTAAAAAGAAGAACGAATGA
- a CDS encoding uroporphyrinogen decarboxylase — protein MKLQNDLILRAAKRLPTERTPIWIMRQAGRYLPEYRAVRAKHDFLTMCKTPELASEVTIQPVDIIGVDAAIIFSDILVIPEAMGMHLEINEGKGPVFSSPIKSKDDVDKLKDPDPSKDLKFVLDAISLTKKELNGRVPVIGFAGAPWTILTYMVEGHGTKSFSKVKRLVYGNPELAHYLLEKITKATASYLSAQIEAGANLVQIFDTWAGILSPRDYQVFAMRYVHQLISEIKRNVEPIIYFPKGVHYLMHELKDIGADAISVDWTLELEKVRRKVNDKVAIQGNLDPTVLYADPSFIKREARKVLESFGKGDGHIFNLGHGILPDIDPENVKVLVNYVKEESKVFHN, from the coding sequence TTGAAATTGCAGAATGATTTAATTTTAAGAGCAGCGAAGCGATTGCCAACAGAACGGACTCCGATCTGGATAATGAGACAAGCCGGAAGATATTTGCCAGAGTACAGAGCAGTTCGCGCAAAACATGATTTTTTAACTATGTGCAAAACACCTGAACTTGCATCAGAAGTTACAATTCAGCCGGTTGATATTATCGGGGTTGATGCAGCAATTATTTTTTCTGACATACTTGTAATTCCCGAAGCAATGGGAATGCATCTAGAAATAAATGAGGGCAAGGGTCCGGTTTTCTCTTCGCCAATCAAGTCAAAAGATGATGTTGATAAACTAAAAGATCCCGATCCATCAAAAGATTTAAAATTTGTTCTCGATGCAATTTCACTTACTAAAAAAGAATTGAACGGAAGGGTTCCTGTAATCGGGTTTGCCGGTGCACCATGGACAATTCTTACTTACATGGTTGAAGGTCATGGAACAAAATCTTTTTCAAAAGTTAAAAGACTTGTTTATGGAAACCCTGAACTTGCTCACTACCTACTTGAAAAAATTACTAAAGCTACTGCTTCTTATTTATCCGCTCAGATTGAAGCCGGGGCAAATCTTGTTCAAATTTTCGATACGTGGGCAGGAATTCTTTCACCAAGAGACTATCAGGTTTTTGCGATGAGATATGTTCATCAATTAATTTCTGAGATAAAGAGAAATGTGGAGCCCATAATTTATTTTCCGAAAGGCGTTCATTACTTAATGCACGAACTCAAGGACATTGGTGCTGATGCAATTAGTGTTGACTGGACACTCGAGCTTGAGAAAGTGAGACGAAAAGTGAACGATAAAGTTGCAATCCAGGGAAATCTCGATCCAACAGTACTTTATGCTGATCCATCATTCATAAAAAGAGAAGCAAGAAAAGTTCTCGAGTCATTCGGCAAGGGTGATGGACACATTTTTAATCTTGGTCATGGTATCCTGCCGGACATTGATCCAGAGAATGTAAAAGTTTTAGTTAATTATGTTAAAGAGGAAAGTAAAGTTTTTCACAATTAG
- the hemC gene encoding hydroxymethylbilane synthase → MKNRIVIGSRGSELALWQANFVKKELEKKNKNVSVEIKIIKTTGDKILDVALSKIGDRSLFTKELEVELLNKKIDLAVHSLKDLQTVIPKGLKLSAVTKRHNVNDVLIARKKGTTIFNLPENAVVATGSLRRRCQLLHIRPDLNIVELRGNVPSRIKKFLESDWDAIILARAGVERLKLNKYISSIIKTDVMLPAVGQGALGIETRADNKIVNKIVKSIHHENTYKAVSAERALLKTLEGGCQVPIGAFAEIKKTGLHIDALVGSLDGSITYRKKIRGSKNNPENLGKKLANELLKAGAKTILEEIYKSARAK, encoded by the coding sequence TTGAAAAATAGAATAGTCATCGGTTCGAGAGGTAGTGAGCTTGCGCTTTGGCAGGCTAACTTTGTGAAAAAAGAACTTGAAAAGAAAAATAAAAATGTTTCCGTTGAAATAAAGATAATCAAAACAACGGGCGATAAAATTCTTGATGTTGCACTTTCAAAAATTGGTGACCGAAGTTTATTCACAAAAGAACTTGAAGTCGAACTGCTGAATAAAAAAATTGATCTGGCTGTTCACAGCCTGAAAGATCTCCAAACAGTAATTCCAAAAGGTTTAAAACTTTCCGCAGTTACTAAACGACACAACGTTAATGATGTACTCATAGCAAGAAAAAAAGGAACAACAATTTTTAATCTTCCTGAGAATGCTGTTGTAGCGACAGGTTCATTGAGAAGACGATGTCAGCTTCTTCATATCAGACCTGACTTGAATATTGTTGAGTTGAGAGGGAATGTTCCATCAAGAATAAAAAAATTTCTTGAGTCGGATTGGGATGCTATTATACTTGCAAGAGCCGGTGTTGAAAGATTAAAACTGAACAAGTATATCTCATCAATAATTAAAACTGATGTGATGCTTCCTGCTGTCGGACAAGGTGCGTTGGGAATTGAAACACGAGCAGATAATAAAATTGTAAATAAAATTGTTAAATCAATTCATCATGAAAATACTTACAAAGCTGTTTCAGCCGAACGTGCATTACTTAAAACACTTGAGGGCGGCTGCCAGGTTCCAATAGGTGCATTTGCTGAAATAAAAAAAACGGGATTACATATTGATGCATTAGTCGGATCGCTTGATGGCAGTATTACCTATCGGAAAAAAATTCGCGGGAGTAAAAACAATCCGGAAAATTTAGGAAAAAAATTAGCCAACGAACTATTGAAAGCTGGTGCTAAAACAATTCTTGAGGAAATTTACAAATCAGCGAGAGCAAAATGA
- the ccsA gene encoding cytochrome c biogenesis protein CcsA, with protein sequence MISGIHTINILLPIFYFATLIVYLYDFLKGEIKLANVKRVFLFITLFLHLIYIVLRTVAFDHPPITNVFEIFTILAITIAFSYFLVELVSDIRGTGPFIIILPFLFQLISSLFIQDLTEVKDVLRSNLLGIHVISALLGYSGFTISAVYGFLYLILYKDIKLNKFGLIFNRLPNLEVLERLSLYSAVIGFITLTIAIIIGVIWLPIAFPKFSYLDPKLIGTLLVWLLYAIGITSKILGKWRGKKLVTLSIAGFAVAIISTILSNFLAQSFHSFY encoded by the coding sequence ATGATATCAGGTATTCACACTATTAATATACTATTACCAATCTTCTATTTTGCCACTCTGATAGTTTACTTATATGACTTTTTAAAAGGCGAAATAAAACTCGCAAATGTTAAAAGAGTTTTTCTTTTCATCACTCTATTTCTACATTTAATTTATATCGTACTCAGAACTGTTGCCTTTGATCATCCACCAATAACTAATGTATTTGAAATATTTACTATCCTCGCCATAACAATAGCATTTTCTTACTTTCTTGTTGAGTTAGTTTCGGATATTCGTGGGACAGGTCCTTTTATTATTATCCTTCCGTTTCTCTTTCAACTGATATCATCTTTATTCATTCAGGATCTGACAGAGGTGAAAGATGTGTTAAGAAGTAATTTGCTTGGAATTCATGTCATTAGTGCTTTACTCGGTTATTCTGGTTTTACAATTTCTGCTGTGTATGGATTTCTTTATTTGATATTATATAAAGATATCAAGCTTAACAAATTTGGTTTGATCTTCAATCGTCTTCCGAACCTGGAAGTTCTTGAAAGACTAAGTTTGTATTCTGCTGTAATTGGTTTTATTACTTTGACTATTGCAATAATAATTGGAGTAATCTGGCTGCCTATTGCTTTTCCAAAATTTTCATATCTCGATCCAAAGTTAATCGGCACATTGTTAGTGTGGCTGCTCTATGCAATCGGAATTACAAGCAAAATTCTTGGCAAGTGGCGGGGAAAAAAATTAGTTACGCTATCAATTGCAGGATTTGCAGTTGCGATCATATCTACAATTCTTTCAAACTTTTTAGCACAGAGTTTTCATTCTTTTTATTGA
- a CDS encoding DUF433 domain-containing protein, which yields MANVFDRITVNPAICMGEATIRGMRITVAFVLKLIASGMHSEEILKSYPELEKDDLKQAIEYAAWLASERHQPLMVNR from the coding sequence ATGGCAAACGTATTTGACAGAATAACTGTTAACCCTGCGATATGTATGGGTGAAGCAACAATCAGGGGAATGAGAATCACTGTGGCTTTTGTGTTGAAACTTATCGCTTCAGGAATGCACAGCGAAGAAATCTTAAAATCTTACCCTGAATTAGAAAAAGATGATTTGAAACAAGCAATAGAATATGCTGCGTGGTTGGCAAGTGAGCGTCACCAGCCATTGATGGTTAACAGGTGA
- the aspS gene encoding aspartate--tRNA ligase gives MSFKIRTHTCGELRENNIGEKVVLNGWVDRRRDLGALIFIWLRDRYGITQVVFSQSDTSAKPDINKDVYDLAKKLRNEFVISVEGTVRRRPDDAVNKELETGTIDVLADNLIILNEADTPPFAIKDDTDAFEDLRLKYRYLDLRRPALQKVLLLRHKMAQLVRRYFDENNFVEIETPVLMKSTPEGARDYLVPSRIHKGKFYALPQSPQQYKQLLMVSGFDRYFQIVKCFRDEDLRADRQPEFTQIDVEMSFVSQEQVFSMVEGLMKLLFKEIWNVDLSLPLKRLSYEDAMLKYGSDKPDLRFEMELHTLNEVFQKSEFKVFRDVIDSDGIVCGIVAQNSAAFSRSQIDGLTNFVKNLGAKGLVWFKVQFNGIDSPTAKFLSEEEKRNLLTAMKAEPNDLILILAGEKKSTLNQMGALRLELAKRLELIKSETLPSLLWITDFPLFDWDEETKRFYAMHHPFTSPKIEEIDLLEKDPGKIKAQAYDLVLNGNEIAGGSIRIHNSELQSRMFRALGISDEEAKQKFGFLMNAFKYGAPPHGGIAFGFDRMVMLFAGVDSIRDTIAFPKTASAVSLMDECPSEVSEEQLRELHIKIVDK, from the coding sequence ATGAGTTTTAAAATTCGTACACATACCTGCGGTGAATTAAGAGAAAATAATATTGGTGAAAAAGTTGTTCTGAATGGATGGGTTGACAGAAGAAGAGATCTTGGTGCTTTGATTTTTATCTGGCTGAGAGATCGTTATGGAATTACACAAGTGGTTTTCTCGCAAAGCGATACATCTGCAAAACCTGATATCAACAAAGATGTTTATGATCTTGCAAAGAAATTGAGAAACGAATTTGTAATTTCTGTTGAAGGAACTGTCAGACGAAGACCGGATGATGCCGTCAATAAGGAATTGGAAACAGGAACAATTGACGTACTTGCTGATAATCTGATCATCCTTAATGAAGCTGATACTCCTCCCTTTGCAATTAAAGACGACACAGATGCATTTGAAGATCTAAGATTGAAATACCGGTATCTCGATTTACGCAGACCAGCTCTTCAAAAAGTTTTATTGCTTCGGCATAAAATGGCTCAATTAGTCAGGCGATATTTTGATGAAAATAATTTTGTTGAAATCGAAACTCCAGTGCTGATGAAAAGTACTCCGGAAGGCGCAAGAGATTATCTTGTCCCAAGCAGAATTCATAAAGGAAAGTTTTATGCACTTCCCCAATCACCACAGCAGTATAAACAGCTATTAATGGTATCAGGATTCGATCGTTATTTTCAGATAGTAAAATGTTTCCGGGATGAGGATTTACGTGCAGATCGCCAGCCAGAGTTTACACAGATTGATGTTGAGATGTCTTTTGTTAGTCAGGAACAAGTTTTTAGTATGGTTGAAGGTCTGATGAAATTATTATTCAAAGAAATCTGGAATGTAGATTTATCGCTTCCATTAAAACGACTTTCGTATGAAGACGCAATGTTAAAATACGGAAGTGATAAACCAGATTTAAGGTTTGAGATGGAACTTCATACTCTGAACGAAGTATTTCAAAAGTCAGAATTTAAAGTTTTCAGAGATGTGATAGATTCAGATGGAATTGTTTGTGGAATTGTTGCACAAAACAGCGCGGCATTCAGCAGAAGCCAGATTGACGGACTTACAAACTTTGTAAAGAATCTTGGTGCAAAAGGATTGGTGTGGTTTAAAGTTCAGTTTAACGGAATTGATTCTCCGACAGCAAAGTTTTTAAGTGAAGAAGAAAAAAGAAATCTTTTAACTGCAATGAAAGCGGAACCGAATGATTTAATTTTAATCCTCGCAGGTGAGAAAAAATCTACTCTCAATCAAATGGGTGCGTTGAGACTTGAACTCGCAAAACGATTGGAATTGATCAAATCAGAAACACTGCCATCGCTTTTATGGATAACTGATTTTCCATTATTTGACTGGGATGAAGAAACGAAAAGATTTTATGCAATGCATCATCCATTCACTTCTCCGAAGATAGAAGAAATTGATTTGCTGGAAAAAGATCCCGGTAAAATAAAAGCACAGGCTTATGATCTGGTTTTAAATGGAAACGAAATTGCCGGCGGAAGCATCAGGATTCACAATTCAGAATTGCAGAGCAGAATGTTCCGGGCATTAGGAATAAGTGATGAAGAAGCAAAACAAAAATTCGGCTTTCTTATGAATGCATTTAAATACGGGGCACCACCTCACGGCGGAATTGCATTCGGATTTGACAGGATGGTAATGTTGTTTGCAGGAGTTGATTCGATCCGTGATACAATTGCATTTCCAAAGACAGCGAGTGCAGTGTCACTGATGGATGAATGTCCTTCCGAAGTAAGCGAAGAACAGTTGAGGGAATTGCATATTAAGATAGTTGATAAGTAA
- a CDS encoding thymidine phosphorylase — protein sequence MNIVELIKKKRDGESLRLNEINFLISNYTNGNIPDYQFSSLLMTILLKGMNSNETSSLTNSMLNSGKILNLSSLKGYKIDKHSTGGVGDKTSLIIAPIVASTGIFVPMISGRGLGHTGGTLDKLESIPRFRTDLSLSNAISVLKKCGAILIGQTKEIAPADKMIYALRDVTATVESIPLITASIMSKKLAEGIDGLVLDIKTGNGAFMKSQKDSVELANSLINTAKSFDKKVIAFITDMNQPLGNYVGNWLEVYESIHVLRGEIKNDLSELSIKLAGAMIYLGKKAKSIQDGEKIASKKIENGEAFKKFVEIVKLQGGEINYIDNPDQYPKSIYIQKIKSVRRGYIETINTYNIGMASLELGAGRKTKEEKIDPKAGIVLFKKIGDYVNKGDIICELHSDSKSKIKSAEDIILRSIKFSNTKPTLPKLIKKVIE from the coding sequence ATGAACATTGTAGAATTAATAAAAAAGAAACGAGATGGTGAATCGTTAAGATTAAATGAAATTAATTTTCTTATTTCAAACTACACAAATGGAAACATTCCAGACTACCAGTTCTCTTCCCTTTTAATGACAATACTTTTAAAAGGTATGAATTCCAATGAAACTTCTTCACTTACAAACTCAATGTTAAACAGTGGGAAAATCTTAAATCTTTCTTCTTTAAAAGGATATAAAATTGATAAACATTCTACTGGTGGAGTTGGAGATAAAACTTCTTTAATCATCGCACCAATTGTTGCTTCAACAGGAATTTTTGTACCAATGATATCAGGAAGAGGTCTCGGACATACAGGTGGAACTCTTGATAAACTTGAATCTATTCCAAGATTCAGAACAGACTTGAGTCTTTCAAATGCAATTTCTGTTTTGAAAAAATGCGGTGCAATCTTAATAGGACAAACAAAAGAAATAGCACCAGCAGATAAAATGATTTATGCACTTCGTGATGTAACTGCAACCGTCGAGTCTATTCCATTAATTACTGCAAGCATAATGAGTAAAAAACTTGCGGAAGGAATCGATGGACTTGTGCTTGATATTAAAACCGGTAATGGTGCATTTATGAAAAGTCAGAAAGACTCTGTTGAACTCGCAAATTCATTAATCAATACGGCAAAATCATTTGATAAAAAAGTAATCGCGTTTATTACTGATATGAATCAACCATTGGGAAATTATGTTGGCAACTGGCTGGAAGTTTATGAGTCAATTCACGTTCTTCGGGGAGAAATTAAAAATGATTTGTCTGAGCTATCAATAAAACTGGCTGGTGCAATGATTTATCTTGGGAAAAAAGCAAAATCAATTCAGGACGGAGAAAAAATTGCCAGTAAAAAAATTGAAAATGGCGAAGCATTTAAAAAGTTCGTGGAGATAGTGAAACTTCAGGGTGGTGAAATAAATTATATCGATAATCCTGATCAGTATCCCAAATCAATTTACATCCAAAAAATAAAATCAGTGAGGCGCGGTTATATAGAAACGATAAATACTTATAATATCGGAATGGCTTCTCTGGAGCTCGGTGCCGGCAGAAAAACAAAAGAAGAAAAAATTGATCCGAAGGCAGGGATCGTTTTGTTTAAGAAGATTGGTGATTACGTTAACAAAGGTGATATCATTTGTGAACTCCATTCTGACTCAAAATCAAAAATAAAATCAGCCGAAGATATTATCCTTCGTTCGATAAAATTTTCAAACACAAAACCGACTTTACCAAAACTGATTAAAAAAGTTATAGAGTAA
- a CDS encoding TetR family transcriptional regulator, translating into MLKEKREIKRERKREKILDAAAELFSTKHYHEVMMDDVARLISVAKGTVYNYFTSKEELYFTIMHTRMENLLSILKQKIESEQNSIDSLRAFVIHLYMFMMKHRKFFLIYQRETLNKQNSFCEDMISHEKQMKQMIINIISKGEKDKVFRKVDEEFAISLIFGSIYGAVQKGINEKITDDKAAKEKEEIFDFVLHGLYSGFNNIKELPLKGKTIVITRTIEQSEESASALTSLGANVIIIPTLDIVPPSDWSKFDSVVSHSEKIDFIIFTSVHAVQMFLKRCKEIGALINYNRTKVVAVGSKTSAYCHKNNINVNIVPDKFSAEGVIEALSKYNMKNKVVFIPRSAIGREELPMGLKELGAIIKSVPVYNVAIPSGENVRTNLQQLDSTKVDLFIFTSPSTFENFLQIADVKNPFQYFGKFDIAAIGPTTKEAIESKKVKVKILPDEFTINGLTKKIVEYYNNQKEKI; encoded by the coding sequence ATGCTAAAAGAGAAACGTGAAATAAAAAGAGAAAGAAAAAGAGAAAAAATTCTCGATGCTGCTGCTGAACTTTTTTCCACAAAGCATTATCACGAAGTAATGATGGATGATGTTGCAAGATTAATTTCTGTTGCGAAAGGAACGGTTTATAATTACTTCACTTCGAAGGAAGAGCTTTATTTTACCATAATGCACACGAGAATGGAAAATTTGCTTTCTATTCTAAAACAAAAAATTGAATCAGAACAGAATAGTATTGATTCGCTTCGCGCTTTTGTCATTCATCTCTATATGTTTATGATGAAACACCGGAAATTCTTTCTCATCTATCAAAGAGAAACTTTAAATAAGCAGAATTCTTTTTGCGAAGACATGATTTCTCATGAGAAACAAATGAAGCAGATGATTATAAATATTATTTCAAAAGGAGAGAAAGATAAAGTTTTCAGAAAAGTTGATGAAGAATTTGCTATCAGCCTGATTTTCGGAAGTATTTATGGTGCGGTTCAAAAAGGAATAAATGAAAAAATTACGGATGATAAAGCAGCAAAAGAAAAAGAAGAAATTTTTGATTTTGTTCTGCACGGACTTTACTCAGGTTTTAACAATATCAAAGAACTTCCGTTAAAAGGAAAGACAATTGTTATAACCAGAACAATTGAACAATCAGAGGAATCTGCTTCTGCACTCACAAGTCTTGGTGCAAATGTGATTATCATTCCAACACTTGATATTGTTCCTCCGTCTGATTGGAGTAAGTTTGATTCAGTGGTTTCTCATTCCGAAAAAATTGATTTTATAATTTTCACTTCGGTTCATGCGGTTCAAATGTTTTTAAAGAGATGTAAAGAAATCGGAGCTTTGATTAACTATAACAGAACAAAAGTTGTTGCCGTCGGAAGTAAAACTTCTGCATATTGTCATAAGAATAATATCAACGTTAATATTGTGCCGGATAAGTTTAGTGCTGAAGGAGTAATCGAGGCATTATCAAAATATAATATGAAGAATAAAGTTGTATTCATTCCCCGCTCAGCAATCGGCAGAGAAGAATTACCGATGGGATTAAAAGAACTTGGTGCGATTATTAAATCGGTGCCGGTTTATAATGTAGCAATTCCTTCCGGTGAAAATGTCAGAACAAATCTTCAACAATTAGATTCAACTAAAGTTGACTTATTTATTTTCACCAGCCCATCTACCTTTGAAAATTTTTTACAGATTGCTGATGTGAAAAATCCATTTCAGTACTTCGGCAAGTTTGACATTGCAGCTATTGGTCCGACGACAAAGGAAGCAATTGAATCAAAAAAAGTTAAAGTGAAAATCCTGCCTGATGAGTTCACAATAAACGGATTAACAAAAAAAATTGTTGAATATTATAATAACCAAAAGGAGAAAATTTGA